A single genomic interval of Cyprinus carpio isolate SPL01 chromosome B24, ASM1834038v1, whole genome shotgun sequence harbors:
- the LOC122142244 gene encoding complement C1q-like protein 3 — protein sequence MLGTCRMVCDPYGTKSPTSTVSADPARDSSLMQSLPTFIQGPKGEPGRPGKVGPRGPPGEPGPPGPPGPPGEKGEPGRPGLPGQPGPNMATGAISAATYSTVPKIAFYAGLKKQHEGYELLKFDDVVTNLGNHYDPTTGKFTCSIPGIYFFTYHVLMRGGDGTSMWADLCKNNQVRASAIAQDADQNYDYASNSAVLHLEPGDEVYIKLDGGKAHGGNNNKYSTFSGFIIYAD from the exons ATGCTCGGCACCTGCAGGATGGTTTGCGATCCTTACGGTACCAAATCCCCGACCAGCACGGTCTCAGCAGACCCGGCCCGGGACAGCAGCCTTATGCAGTCTTTACCAACTTTTATACAAGGTCCGAAAGGTGAACCGGGACGGCCAGGGAAAGTGGGGCCGAGGGGCCCTCCCGGTGAACCCGGACCCCCCGGACCCCCTGGACCACCCGGAGAGAAGGGGGAACCGGGAAGACCTGGATTACCCGGGCAGCCGGGACCAAACATGGCAACCGGCGCCATCAGCGCGGCCACCTACAGCACCGTTCCCAAAATCGCTTTTTACGCAGGGCTCAAAAAGCAGCACGAAGGCTACGAGCTGCTGAAGTTTGACGACGTTGTCACGAATCTCGGGAATCATTACGACCCAACCACGGGCAAATTTACCTGCTCCATACCGGGAATATACTTCTTTACGTACCATGTGCTCATGAGAGGAGGAGACGGAACCAGCATGTGGGCTGATCTGTGCAAGAACAACCAG GTCCGTGCCAGCGCCATCGCCCAGGACGCAGATCAAAACTACGACTACGCCAGCAACAGTGCTGTTCTTCATCTGGAGCCCGGAGACGAAGTCTACATCAAATTAGACGGGGGTAAAGCCCACGGGGGAAACAACAACAAGTACAGCACCTTCTCTGGTTTTATTATATATGCCGATTAG